A stretch of DNA from Gimesia chilikensis:
GGATGGGTTGATCCTGGTCTACTCCCCGGGTTAACAGGAAATCAACAATCAGGTGCAGCTCATCAGAGCTGATGGAACTGGCGAACGCCGGCATGTTATGACCACCGTTGTTAATGCGAATGATCAAATCGTCGCGGGTGAGCAGCTTGCCGATTTCGGTGAGCTCGGGACCACGATGACCGCCGTATCCACTGATGTCGTGACAGTACAGACAGCCTTTGATATGCATCAGCTTTGCACCTTCCATCAGTGGTCCCTGATCGGTACCGACTACGGAAGCCGGTAATTCCTTCACGCCGAAATCGGGTGACCAGGGCTTTTTGTATCCGTAAATGGTAAGTACCAGAAAAGCCACAGAACCGAAGATCACGGTTCCCCCGGCCCAGGGACGTTTGGAAGGTGCCCGGTGTCCCTTGTTGGAGATCATGGGCAGGAAGAACAGTCCCAGGAAGCCGAGGATCGGCACACCGAGAATGACCCAGGTTTCCAGTTTCGGGGGCAGAAGCGAGAGCACGGCGAAGTACCAGAGGAAGTACCAGTCGGGGAGTGGGTTCGCGTTGATACTGCTCGGGTTTGGTGGCGGATCGAGTGTCGGCGGACCGAGAAACAGGGAGCAGCCCAGGATAATACCCACGATGATGGTGGAGAAGATCATGTCCCGCCACATGGCGTCCGGCCAGAACGGAACTCCGGTTTTGTGGATGCGTTCTTCGTACTTCTCTTTATAGGTCTCCGGATCGACCGGATCGTTGGCATCAGGCATTTCGGAGATGCCGTGCCGCATGATCAGCAGCATGTGCAGGCCGATGCCCGCGAAAATAAGCGCCGGCATGATAAACACGTGCATGGCGAAGAAGCGGGTAATGGTCGAGCCGCCGACGGTTTCCCCACCCATGATGAAGTGTGCAATTGTAGGACCGATGATGGGAGTTCTACCCGCCATTTCTGCAGCCACGGTGACGGACCAGACCCCGTTGGCGTCCCAGCGGAGCAACTGTCCGGTGAAGGCCATGCCCAGCACGACAAACAGCAAGACCACGCCGCTCATCCAGTTCATTTCCCGGGGATACTTGTAGGTGGCGTGCATATAGACCTGGATCATATGAATGACGGCCAGCATGACCATCGCGGAGGCACCGTAATAGTGCATGCCGCGCAAGAGGTTGCCCAGGGGAGCGGTGTTGGTGATATAGACGAGGCTTTCGTAAGTTTTTTCACCACCGGGAACATAGGCCATCGCCAGGCAGACCCCGGTGAAGACCTGCACCATGAATGCGCAGAGCGTTGCACTCCCGAAGATATACCACCAGCGGGCACTATCAGGGACCAGATGCACCATGAGCGGCACAATGTAATCGGAATACCCGATTCGATTGTCGATCCAGTTCCAGGTTCGCATCAGAGGATTCTTGCTCATTCAGCCGGCTACTCGCTTTTCAAAGGTGATTTCAAGTAATTTTGGTCAGCGTCAATGGTGTCGGCCCGGATTCAATTTCGACCTGACCATTATTGATGCGAACATTCAGTCGCTGCAGTGGCTCTGGTGGCGGACCAGCGGCGACGGTCCCGTCTTCGTAATACACGCC
This window harbors:
- a CDS encoding cytochrome b N-terminal domain-containing protein; translated protein: MSKNPLMRTWNWIDNRIGYSDYIVPLMVHLVPDSARWWYIFGSATLCAFMVQVFTGVCLAMAYVPGGEKTYESLVYITNTAPLGNLLRGMHYYGASAMVMLAVIHMIQVYMHATYKYPREMNWMSGVVLLFVVLGMAFTGQLLRWDANGVWSVTVAAEMAGRTPIIGPTIAHFIMGGETVGGSTITRFFAMHVFIMPALIFAGIGLHMLLIMRHGISEMPDANDPVDPETYKEKYEERIHKTGVPFWPDAMWRDMIFSTIIVGIILGCSLFLGPPTLDPPPNPSSINANPLPDWYFLWYFAVLSLLPPKLETWVILGVPILGFLGLFFLPMISNKGHRAPSKRPWAGGTVIFGSVAFLVLTIYGYKKPWSPDFGVKELPASVVGTDQGPLMEGAKLMHIKGCLYCHDISGYGGHRGPELTEIGKLLTRDDLIIRINNGGHNMPAFASSISSDELHLIVDFLLTRGVDQDQPILNGDSP